The Nostoc sp. 'Lobaria pulmonaria (5183) cyanobiont' genome window below encodes:
- a CDS encoding GDP-mannose 4,6-dehydratase, whose translation MTKKALITGLTGQDGSYLAELLLAKSYEVFGLVRRSSTSNLERINHLSGNVQIVSGDLLDQSSLMDVVSECQPDEIYNLASQSYVPLSWTQPALTAEYTALGVSRLLESIRRCKPDARFYQASSSEVFGQPDESPQTERTAFRPRNPYGVAKAYAHWMTVNYRQKYNLYNCCGITYTHESPRRGTEFVFRKITHAAAQIKLGLANELKLGNLDACRDWCYAKDAVYAMWLMLQQEHPDDYIIASGETHSVKELVECAFNCVGLNWQDYVLVDPAFYRPDESVQLVGSINKIKTELGWQPQYSFEQLVEVMVDYDLKKLSKNAA comes from the coding sequence ATGACTAAAAAAGCCCTAATCACAGGTTTAACAGGACAAGACGGCTCTTATCTGGCTGAACTTCTTCTCGCTAAAAGCTACGAAGTTTTTGGCTTAGTCCGCCGCTCTAGCACAAGTAACCTAGAGCGCATCAACCACCTCTCAGGCAATGTTCAAATTGTATCTGGCGACCTTTTAGACCAATCTTCTTTAATGGATGTGGTTAGCGAGTGTCAACCCGACGAAATTTATAATCTCGCCTCGCAAAGCTACGTTCCTCTCTCTTGGACACAACCAGCCCTGACTGCTGAGTACACAGCCCTTGGTGTTTCTCGCCTTTTAGAATCTATCCGGCGCTGCAAACCGGATGCTCGATTCTACCAAGCATCTAGTAGTGAAGTTTTTGGTCAACCAGATGAATCGCCTCAGACTGAACGCACCGCCTTTCGTCCGCGCAACCCTTATGGTGTTGCCAAAGCATACGCTCACTGGATGACTGTCAACTATCGGCAGAAATACAACCTTTACAACTGCTGTGGTATTACTTATACTCATGAATCACCTCGACGTGGAACAGAATTTGTATTTCGCAAAATCACGCACGCAGCTGCTCAAATTAAACTGGGTTTGGCAAATGAACTAAAATTAGGCAACCTAGATGCCTGTCGTGACTGGTGCTATGCCAAGGATGCTGTTTACGCTATGTGGCTGATGTTGCAGCAAGAACATCCTGATGACTATATCATCGCCAGTGGTGAAACTCACTCTGTCAAAGAACTCGTTGAGTGTGCTTTTAACTGCGTTGGTTTAAACTGGCAAGATTATGTCTTGGTTGATCCTGCTTTTTATCGTCCTGATGAATCAGTCCAGTTAGTTGGTTCCATTAATAAAATTAAGACGGAGTTAGGTTGGCAGCCTCAGTACTCATTTGAGCAATTGGTTGAGGTTATGGTTGATTATGACCTGAAAAAATTGAGCAAAAACGCAGCCTAA
- a CDS encoding glycosyltransferase family 4 protein → MRVAFVVQRCGLEVNGGAETHCIKIAQRMSNYWDTEILTTCALDYMTWKNYYSPGLTEVAGVKVRRFQVAQTRDIKKFNHLSEKICPHLKNISIKEQEAWMRSQGPFSPDLITYVKQREREYDAFIFFTYLYATTYFPLAFVAKKAYLAPLAHNEWPIYMSMWDKFFEKPRGFIFNTIEERDFLKTRFPKINLDGPVVGVAIDPPSTINAKEFRQKYNINEPFLLYIGRIDPSKGCQELFHYFIQLRKQESASRKLVLLGKPTMPIPHHPDIVALGFVDEQTKWNALAACDLLVMSSPYESLSMVLLEAWIMGKPVIVNGKCDVLVGQCLRSQAGVWYTNADEFQVAIEKMDNQIRYQLGLQGKKFVESNYRWSKIEKDYLKLLD, encoded by the coding sequence ATGCGAGTAGCTTTCGTAGTCCAACGCTGTGGATTAGAGGTTAACGGTGGAGCCGAAACTCACTGTATTAAAATTGCCCAGCGTATGTCTAATTATTGGGATACGGAAATACTGACAACCTGTGCATTAGACTATATGACTTGGAAAAACTACTATTCACCAGGGTTAACAGAGGTGGCTGGTGTTAAAGTGCGGCGTTTTCAGGTAGCACAGACACGTGATATCAAAAAATTTAATCATTTGTCTGAGAAAATATGTCCTCATTTAAAAAACATCTCAATCAAGGAACAAGAAGCATGGATGCGATCACAAGGGCCATTTTCTCCTGACTTGATTACTTACGTCAAACAAAGAGAGCGTGAATACGACGCATTTATTTTTTTTACTTATTTATATGCGACGACTTATTTCCCTTTGGCATTTGTAGCAAAAAAAGCTTATTTAGCTCCTTTAGCTCATAACGAATGGCCCATTTATATGAGTATGTGGGATAAATTCTTTGAAAAACCTCGTGGATTTATCTTCAACACGATAGAAGAACGAGATTTTCTCAAAACTCGTTTTCCCAAAATAAACTTAGACGGACCCGTTGTTGGTGTAGCGATAGATCCACCATCAACCATTAACGCAAAAGAATTCAGGCAAAAATATAACATCAATGAACCATTTCTGCTTTATATTGGTAGAATCGACCCGTCTAAAGGGTGTCAAGAGCTTTTTCACTACTTTATACAGTTGCGAAAGCAGGAATCTGCTTCAAGAAAGTTAGTATTGCTAGGTAAGCCAACAATGCCAATTCCCCACCATCCAGATATTGTGGCGCTGGGTTTTGTAGATGAGCAGACTAAGTGGAATGCTTTAGCAGCTTGTGATTTGCTGGTAATGTCCTCACCTTATGAAAGTCTTTCTATGGTGTTGTTGGAAGCTTGGATAATGGGCAAGCCTGTCATAGTCAATGGAAAATGTGATGTTTTGGTGGGACAATGTTTGAGATCCCAAGCTGGAGTTTGGTATACCAATGCAGATGAGTTTCAGGTGGCTATAGAAAAAATGGATAACCAAATTAGATATCAACTAGGTTTGCAGGGAAAAAAATTTGTTGAAAGTAATTATAGGTGGTCGAAGATAGAGAAGGATTATTTAAAATTACTGGATTAA
- a CDS encoding DUF4214 domain-containing protein, with amino-acid sequence MNKLLDFLNKGRQKNNHNWNSENISTSESNKIFLENAYKEILGRDIDPGGLNHYMNLLNSAYSRTNVLISLVKSDEFINKVLQENYHIQNLRELRPLSYELVDDISKINKILVFNVKSQDDFDWLEAMILEHGYYEKPGVWGLNIDIDKRIMAEIISLFQPVRALEIGCANGTILQCLHELNILCEGVEISQMAINKAFPEIQKNIHKGDLLSLENLGTYNLVFGLDIFEHLNVNKLDDYIAKIAKVLSDDGYLFCNIPAFGQDIIFGTIFPIYIEDWKEDIVQVRNFSKLHVDKDGYPMHGHIIWADTQWWVKQFEKHNFYRQLEIEKVLHEKYDNSMNKISISRKSYYVFSKNPHPKENEAIVDHIRFTKSQIKAFYN; translated from the coding sequence GTGAATAAATTATTAGATTTCTTAAATAAAGGAAGACAAAAAAATAACCATAATTGGAATTCAGAGAATATTTCTACATCTGAATCTAATAAGATTTTTTTAGAAAATGCGTATAAAGAAATTTTGGGTCGAGATATAGACCCAGGTGGGTTAAATCATTATATGAACCTTCTAAATTCTGCATATAGTCGAACCAACGTTCTTATAAGCCTAGTGAAATCAGATGAGTTTATTAACAAAGTTTTACAAGAAAATTATCATATCCAAAATTTAAGAGAATTAAGACCATTAAGTTATGAATTAGTAGATGACATTTCAAAAATTAATAAAATTCTCGTTTTTAATGTCAAGAGTCAAGATGATTTTGATTGGTTGGAAGCAATGATTTTGGAACATGGTTATTATGAAAAACCAGGTGTATGGGGTTTAAATATTGATATAGATAAAAGAATAATGGCAGAAATTATCTCATTGTTTCAGCCTGTTAGAGCCTTAGAAATAGGCTGTGCTAATGGTACGATTTTACAATGCCTTCATGAACTTAATATATTGTGTGAAGGCGTCGAAATTAGTCAAATGGCAATAAATAAGGCTTTTCCTGAAATTCAGAAAAATATTCATAAAGGAGACTTATTAAGTTTAGAAAATTTAGGAACATATAATTTAGTTTTTGGATTAGATATTTTTGAACATTTGAATGTTAATAAACTTGACGATTATATTGCTAAAATAGCCAAGGTATTGAGTGATGATGGCTATTTATTTTGTAATATTCCAGCATTCGGTCAAGATATTATTTTTGGCACAATTTTTCCCATTTATATTGAAGATTGGAAGGAAGACATTGTACAGGTAAGAAATTTTTCCAAGCTGCATGTAGACAAAGATGGATATCCAATGCATGGACATATTATTTGGGCTGATACTCAATGGTGGGTAAAACAATTTGAAAAACACAATTTTTATAGGCAACTAGAAATTGAAAAAGTACTGCATGAAAAGTATGACAATAGCATGAACAAAATATCCATATCAAGAAAATCATATTATGTTTTTTCCAAAAATCCTCATCCAAAAGAAAATGAAGCGATCGTAGATCATATACGTTTCACGAAATCACAAATCAAAGCTTTTTATAATTAA
- a CDS encoding glycosyltransferase, with translation MKPIALVTPWFGNDLKGGAEQQAWQLATRLARRGHQIEVLTTCCHSFHDDWSVNHLKSGLSQEEGLKIRRFKVDCRDRASFDGVNALILSLPSSALKPGVSPISLKNAAIFCSENINSSDLLNYLKQYQDQYQAFLFLPYLYGLILNGLEIVASRAFLQPCLHDEAYAYLPQIANIFHLAKGLLFISEGEAQLARKLYGPGIISKSLVTGAGIEACVSNNTEIIQIKDFQIQQERFILCLGRRDSTKNTDILVKAYINFKQKHPNSNLKLVLAGPGNPSFIASVPDLIDLGLVAEREKEALLANCLALFQPSQNESYSRVIMEAWFYKKPAVAHRKCLATAMAVESAKGGWLADTESEWTELFAKIDQIEKETLTEYGANGQIYANQNAVWDNIIQRYEAVFGLSKQSAPVTTKSKLGKLQEIHQLLPNLAYGDAISNHALAIRNYLRDWGYKSDIFVRYVDERVAHEVTVFQSKYINRQAGLIYHHSIGSELTDYAIAHPGVKCLIYHNITPSEFFLPYRPEFAKILEKGRNELKQLAQYFPISVGDSAYNAAELAASGFHEPGVLPIATNPNKWDMSADAQLMQQLQDGKANLLFVGRLAPNKRQDQLLEAFAHYLTMDQEARLILVGFGEINDPYYSHLINTIEKFNLTNFVMLPGQVNDAQLLAFYRTAHLFWSMSEHEGFCVPLVEAMWFDVPIVAYKSTAIPETLGEAGLMFKSKDDLVQVAALAKLLIYDKSLISKVIYAQRRRREKFLTTAVFEKLDSVILRMEE, from the coding sequence ATGAAACCAATAGCTTTAGTTACCCCTTGGTTTGGTAATGATTTAAAAGGAGGCGCAGAACAACAAGCTTGGCAATTGGCGACACGTTTAGCACGACGAGGACATCAAATTGAAGTTTTAACAACTTGCTGTCACTCTTTTCACGATGATTGGTCAGTTAATCATCTTAAATCTGGATTGAGCCAAGAAGAAGGTTTAAAAATTCGCCGCTTTAAAGTTGATTGCCGGGATCGCGCTAGTTTTGATGGTGTTAACGCTTTGATATTAAGCTTACCATCGTCTGCCTTAAAGCCGGGAGTCAGCCCTATAAGTTTAAAAAATGCAGCTATATTTTGTTCTGAGAATATTAACTCTAGCGATTTACTAAACTATCTAAAACAATATCAAGACCAGTATCAAGCCTTTTTATTTTTACCTTATCTTTATGGACTTATTTTAAATGGTTTGGAGATTGTAGCCAGTCGTGCTTTTTTACAGCCTTGCTTGCACGATGAGGCTTATGCTTACTTGCCACAAATTGCTAATATTTTTCATTTAGCAAAAGGATTATTATTCATCAGTGAGGGTGAAGCTCAACTAGCAAGAAAATTATATGGTCCTGGTATTATTAGTAAAAGCCTTGTAACAGGTGCTGGAATAGAAGCGTGTGTTTCTAATAACACAGAAATTATTCAAATAAAAGATTTTCAAATCCAACAAGAGCGGTTTATTCTTTGTTTAGGTCGCCGAGATTCAACAAAAAATACAGATATATTAGTTAAAGCTTATATAAATTTTAAGCAAAAGCACCCAAACTCTAATTTAAAATTAGTTCTTGCTGGTCCTGGTAATCCATCTTTTATTGCTTCCGTACCGGATTTAATTGATTTAGGTTTAGTTGCAGAAAGGGAAAAAGAAGCATTATTAGCTAACTGTTTAGCTTTATTTCAACCTAGCCAGAACGAAAGTTATTCCCGCGTAATTATGGAAGCTTGGTTCTATAAAAAACCTGCTGTTGCTCATCGAAAGTGTTTGGCTACTGCAATGGCTGTCGAGTCTGCCAAGGGTGGTTGGCTAGCAGATACAGAAAGTGAATGGACAGAATTATTCGCTAAAATTGACCAAATAGAAAAGGAAACATTAACAGAATATGGAGCAAACGGTCAAATTTATGCAAATCAAAATGCTGTATGGGATAACATTATTCAACGTTATGAAGCTGTATTTGGACTATCTAAACAATCAGCACCAGTAACAACTAAGTCTAAGTTAGGGAAGCTTCAAGAAATACATCAACTTCTACCCAATCTTGCTTATGGTGATGCTATCTCCAATCACGCACTAGCTATCAGAAACTATCTCCGCGACTGGGGATATAAATCTGATATTTTTGTTAGGTATGTAGATGAAAGAGTTGCTCATGAAGTAACAGTATTCCAATCAAAATATATCAATCGTCAAGCCGGATTAATTTACCATCATTCAATTGGTTCTGAACTTACAGATTATGCGATCGCTCATCCTGGTGTAAAATGTTTAATCTATCACAACATCACGCCATCTGAGTTTTTTTTGCCTTATCGACCGGAGTTTGCCAAAATTCTAGAAAAAGGTCGCAATGAACTAAAACAACTAGCTCAGTACTTTCCAATATCAGTTGGAGATTCTGCTTACAATGCAGCGGAACTTGCAGCGTCTGGGTTTCATGAACCAGGGGTATTACCAATCGCTACTAACCCTAATAAATGGGATATGTCTGCGGATGCTCAATTAATGCAGCAATTGCAAGATGGTAAGGCTAATTTGCTTTTTGTTGGTCGTTTAGCACCAAATAAGCGTCAAGATCAACTCCTAGAAGCATTTGCCCACTACTTAACAATGGATCAAGAGGCGCGGCTAATTTTAGTTGGTTTTGGTGAGATAAACGATCCGTACTACTCTCACCTAATCAATACTATTGAAAAGTTCAACTTGACAAATTTTGTAATGCTTCCAGGGCAAGTAAATGATGCCCAATTGTTAGCATTTTATCGAACTGCACACTTATTTTGGTCAATGAGTGAGCATGAAGGTTTTTGTGTACCTTTGGTTGAAGCAATGTGGTTTGATGTTCCTATTGTGGCTTACAAAAGCACTGCTATACCAGAAACGTTAGGTGAAGCAGGGCTGATGTTTAAGAGTAAGGACGATTTAGTTCAGGTTGCAGCCTTGGCAAAGTTACTGATATATGATAAATCACTAATATCAAAGGTAATTTATGCACAGAGAAGAAGGAGAGAAAAATTTTTAACCACAGCAGTATTTGAAAAATTAGATAGTGTAATTTTAAGGATGGAGGAATAA
- a CDS encoding class I SAM-dependent methyltransferase: MFDSNNPEINIDELMQKIREEVAKRQVDSQPLAAKNHADITDLISKIGYIESLLINAEARACARTKWPDKLNRFPLKFSSKLQKFILKLINFLFKDQREVNLNLILALKASVTVNRQLIEQINTLKTQIDERLINVDSRFQGIDERLVNVDSRFQGIDERLINVDSRFQGIDERLVNVDSHFQGIDERLVNVDSHFQGIDECLDVMDIRFQGIDHSLNTVNKFANNYMTDMEEKLNNFKTHIQGMDERHIRNDNYLKNDLIQQKRMIALFLEEARGRLPQPFNQQQMQTFLNEDQHLLDAFYVAFEDQFRGSREQILNRLKVYLPLIEEAKIGSLNSPILDLGCGRGEWLQLLRDSGYTAKGIDINRVMQEQCQARKLDVVESDVILYLQSLPDDSLGAVTGFHIIEHLEFPVLIKLLEEVVRVLKPEGIAIFETPNPKNLVVGACNFYSDPTHRNPVFPETIQFCMRFKGLSNVQLLYLNPVENSPFDKQDIESVTLNDWFFCSRDYAVIGYKK; this comes from the coding sequence ATGTTTGATTCTAATAACCCTGAAATTAATATCGATGAGTTAATGCAAAAGATCCGCGAAGAGGTTGCTAAACGCCAAGTAGATTCTCAACCATTAGCTGCAAAAAATCATGCAGATATAACAGATTTAATCTCAAAGATTGGATATATTGAATCTTTACTTATAAATGCAGAAGCTAGAGCTTGTGCACGCACAAAGTGGCCTGATAAACTTAATCGCTTTCCTTTAAAGTTCAGCTCAAAATTACAAAAATTCATTCTAAAACTTATTAATTTTTTATTTAAAGATCAAAGAGAGGTCAATTTAAATTTAATTCTTGCTTTGAAAGCGTCTGTAACAGTTAACCGCCAGCTAATAGAACAAATTAATACTTTAAAGACGCAAATAGATGAGCGCTTGATTAATGTTGATAGTCGCTTCCAAGGAATAGATGAGCGCTTGGTTAATGTTGATAGTCGCTTCCAAGGAATAGATGAGCGCTTGATTAATGTTGATAGTCGCTTCCAAGGAATAGATGAGCGCTTGGTTAATGTTGATAGTCACTTCCAGGGAATAGATGAACGCTTGGTTAATGTTGATAGTCACTTCCAAGGAATAGATGAGTGCTTAGATGTTATGGATATTCGTTTTCAAGGTATAGATCATAGTTTGAATACCGTTAATAAATTTGCAAATAATTATATGACTGATATGGAAGAAAAGTTAAACAATTTTAAGACTCATATTCAAGGGATGGATGAGCGCCATATTAGAAATGACAATTATCTAAAAAATGATTTGATACAGCAGAAGCGTATGATTGCCTTGTTTTTAGAAGAAGCACGGGGGCGGTTGCCACAACCATTCAATCAACAGCAAATGCAAACTTTTCTCAATGAAGACCAACATTTATTAGATGCCTTCTACGTTGCTTTTGAAGACCAGTTTCGAGGTAGCCGTGAGCAAATTCTTAATAGATTGAAAGTATATTTACCTTTGATTGAAGAAGCAAAAATTGGTAGCTTAAACTCCCCTATTTTAGATCTGGGTTGTGGACGGGGCGAATGGCTACAGTTACTGCGAGATTCTGGTTACACAGCAAAGGGTATAGATATCAACAGGGTGATGCAAGAGCAATGCCAAGCCAGAAAACTTGATGTAGTTGAATCTGATGTAATTCTATACTTGCAATCCCTACCAGATGATAGCTTAGGTGCAGTCACGGGTTTTCACATCATTGAACATTTAGAATTTCCGGTGTTAATCAAGTTATTGGAAGAAGTAGTGAGAGTACTTAAACCAGAGGGAATTGCTATTTTTGAAACGCCAAACCCCAAAAATTTAGTAGTTGGGGCTTGCAATTTTTATTCAGATCCAACTCACCGCAATCCAGTTTTTCCTGAAACAATTCAATTTTGTATGAGATTTAAAGGCTTATCAAATGTTCAATTATTGTATTTAAACCCAGTAGAAAATAGCCCCTTTGACAAACAAGATATAGAAAGTGTGACTCTTAATGACTGGTTCTTTTGTTCCCGCGATTATGCAGTAATTGGATATAAAAAATGA
- a CDS encoding ABC transporter ATP-binding protein, with amino-acid sequence MGEEIAISLRNISKCYKRYARPVDRLKELLLPAKSRAQEFWALQDISLEVPKGDTVGIIGQNGSGKSTLLQIIAGTLTPTIGKLYVNGRVSALLELGSGFNPEFTGRQNVFFNGQVLGLSRAEIEAKFDKIASFAEIGDFLEHPVKTYSSGMVVRLAFAVVANTEPSILIVDEALAVGDAKFQARCMKRIRQLKEEGVTILFVSHDSGSVKMLCNSAILMNHGKMLEIGRPKEVVNHYIALLSSDDNQVEIENNKSEDRTLVQQNNIELIDDFVKNNPDDSLHRHGNKLAIIKNVQLIDLKGKKIAKLETGQRFQISVLLQAKAELSDLIVGISIRNLMGLVIYGINTHLLNIKLPEINQNQELTVLFKIPCYMNKGVYTVTLGIHSEEGLSYDWVDELVVLEVNNSISCDGLVDLRSTVKFNIPVNHTIGG; translated from the coding sequence ATGGGTGAAGAGATTGCAATTTCGCTGAGGAATATCTCGAAGTGCTATAAGCGGTATGCTCGACCAGTAGATCGACTAAAAGAACTTTTGCTACCTGCTAAAAGCCGCGCTCAGGAGTTTTGGGCATTGCAGGATATTAGCCTAGAGGTTCCTAAAGGTGACACTGTGGGCATCATTGGTCAAAACGGCTCTGGCAAAAGTACACTGCTACAAATTATTGCCGGAACGCTGACACCAACTATAGGTAAATTGTACGTAAATGGTCGGGTTTCAGCATTATTGGAACTTGGTAGTGGGTTTAATCCTGAGTTTACTGGACGGCAAAATGTATTTTTTAATGGACAAGTTTTAGGGTTAAGCCGAGCAGAAATAGAAGCTAAGTTTGACAAAATTGCTTCTTTTGCTGAAATTGGCGATTTTCTTGAACATCCCGTTAAAACCTATTCCAGTGGCATGGTAGTAAGATTAGCATTTGCAGTAGTTGCTAATACAGAACCAAGTATTTTAATCGTAGATGAAGCCTTGGCTGTAGGAGATGCGAAATTCCAAGCTCGCTGTATGAAGCGTATTCGTCAGCTAAAAGAAGAAGGAGTAACTATATTATTTGTTTCTCATGATTCTGGCAGCGTCAAAATGTTGTGTAACAGCGCAATATTGATGAATCATGGAAAAATGCTAGAAATAGGTAGACCTAAAGAGGTTGTAAATCATTATATTGCTTTATTAAGCTCAGACGATAATCAAGTAGAAATTGAAAATAATAAATCTGAAGATAGAACATTAGTTCAACAAAATAATATTGAATTAATCGATGATTTTGTCAAAAATAATCCAGACGATAGTTTACATAGGCATGGCAATAAATTAGCGATTATTAAAAATGTTCAACTTATTGATTTAAAAGGTAAAAAAATAGCAAAATTAGAAACGGGACAAAGATTCCAAATCAGTGTATTATTGCAAGCAAAAGCAGAACTATCAGACTTAATTGTAGGTATCTCAATTAGGAATTTAATGGGTTTGGTAATATATGGAATTAATACTCATTTACTAAACATTAAATTACCAGAAATAAATCAAAATCAGGAATTAACAGTATTGTTTAAAATTCCCTGTTATATGAATAAAGGAGTTTACACAGTTACACTGGGAATACATTCTGAAGAAGGATTAAGTTATGATTGGGTCGATGAACTAGTAGTGTTGGAAGTCAATAACAGTATTTCTTGTGATGGCTTAGTAGATTTGCGATCAACTGTCAAATTTAATATTCCAGTAAATCACACAATAGGGGGCTAA
- a CDS encoding ABC transporter permease — protein sequence MRGFLRKTESLRRILPINERFWAKFDLLRTLVRRDLEARYKGSILGNLWPLLNQLSQLLIYTYVFSIVLRVKLSIKSLPENNFTFGLWLFAGLLPWIAFSGGLIQSATSVVGQPNLVKKVVFPLGLLPLVPILSTFIESSFGLMALIFFVAVNTHTLHATLALLPLVWLTQLLLTAGLGYLAAGLTVFLRDIPQTLVVILNVWFYATPLVYPVSAIPEQWQSLVFWLNPMAAIAEVYRDIVLVGEVKHWGEWGVASMIASVIFCCGFTVYKRLRPAFADVL from the coding sequence ATGCGAGGATTTTTACGGAAAACAGAGAGTCTAAGGCGCATACTGCCGATAAATGAAAGGTTTTGGGCAAAGTTTGACTTGCTGAGAACTTTGGTACGTCGGGATTTAGAGGCGCGGTATAAAGGTTCTATTTTAGGTAATTTGTGGCCTTTACTAAATCAGCTATCACAATTACTGATTTACACGTATGTGTTTTCGATTGTGCTAAGAGTGAAGTTGAGTATCAAAAGTTTGCCAGAAAATAACTTCACCTTTGGTTTGTGGCTATTTGCGGGTTTGCTTCCCTGGATTGCTTTTTCGGGGGGGTTGATACAGTCTGCTACTTCAGTCGTAGGACAGCCGAATTTAGTCAAGAAGGTTGTATTTCCCCTAGGTTTGTTACCGCTCGTGCCAATTTTATCAACATTCATTGAGAGTTCCTTTGGTTTAATGGCATTGATTTTTTTCGTGGCGGTAAATACTCATACTTTACATGCTACCTTGGCGCTATTACCTTTGGTTTGGTTAACACAGTTATTGCTCACAGCAGGGTTGGGTTATTTAGCAGCAGGACTAACGGTATTTTTGCGAGATATCCCGCAGACTTTAGTAGTAATTTTAAATGTTTGGTTTTATGCAACACCGCTTGTCTATCCAGTATCAGCAATTCCAGAGCAGTGGCAGAGTTTGGTATTCTGGTTAAATCCAATGGCAGCGATCGCTGAAGTTTATCGTGACATAGTTTTAGTTGGGGAGGTGAAGCATTGGGGCGAATGGGGAGTAGCTTCTATGATTGCCTCGGTCATATTTTGTTGCGGCTTTACTGTGTATAAACGGTTACGTCCAGCGTTTGCCGATGTTTTGTAG
- the petP gene encoding cytochrome b6f subunit PetP — MEIGQKVKVYRLRDRVSPPVVKKLGQVGIIQGYKVTDGAGIGVVVLFDDNYSTWFFEDEIKPV, encoded by the coding sequence ATGGAAATCGGACAAAAAGTTAAAGTCTATCGTTTGCGCGATCGCGTTTCTCCCCCAGTTGTAAAAAAACTCGGACAAGTAGGTATTATCCAAGGTTACAAAGTCACTGATGGTGCTGGGATCGGTGTAGTGGTGCTGTTTGACGATAATTATTCCACTTGGTTTTTTGAAGATGAAATCAAACCTGTGTAG